Proteins encoded together in one Labrys wisconsinensis window:
- a CDS encoding carbohydrate ABC transporter permease — MTAATTAPAHLQGWRRRSRHALRRAYAPLIGYALLAPLVLWMLVVLVYPIGNLLALSLTDTRIVGAPSAFVGLDNYQATLLSARFWSAVQRSIVWLLGNVVLGTVVAFAAALLLRQSWRPAQQARVWILLPWVIPTVAVAVIWQWMLNANYGVINFVLTALDVIAAPLNVFGSKELTMAGTIIANTWHWFPLSAVVIFGAMQNIPQELYEAARLDGASAWAQFRFITLPATAKTMFALGLVGGLWTLNVFDTIYLVTRGGPADATLTLPVLIYETAFKGLRIGQAAAMSVVAIGLLAALATAYARLMAPKE; from the coding sequence ATGACCGCAGCAACCACCGCGCCCGCGCATCTCCAGGGGTGGCGCCGGCGATCCCGGCACGCCTTGCGGCGTGCCTATGCGCCGCTGATCGGCTACGCGCTCCTCGCGCCGCTGGTGCTCTGGATGCTCGTGGTCCTGGTGTATCCCATCGGCAACCTCCTGGCCCTGAGCCTGACCGACACCAGGATCGTCGGCGCGCCGAGCGCCTTCGTCGGCCTCGACAACTACCAGGCGACGCTGCTGTCGGCTCGCTTCTGGAGCGCGGTGCAGCGCTCGATCGTCTGGCTGCTCGGCAATGTCGTCCTCGGCACCGTCGTGGCTTTCGCCGCCGCCCTGCTCCTGCGCCAGAGCTGGCGTCCGGCGCAGCAGGCCCGCGTCTGGATCCTCCTGCCCTGGGTCATTCCGACCGTCGCCGTCGCGGTGATCTGGCAATGGATGCTGAACGCCAATTACGGCGTGATCAACTTCGTGCTGACGGCGCTGGACGTGATCGCCGCCCCGCTGAACGTGTTCGGCAGCAAGGAGCTCACCATGGCGGGCACGATCATCGCCAACACCTGGCACTGGTTCCCGCTGTCGGCGGTCGTCATCTTCGGGGCGATGCAGAACATCCCGCAGGAACTCTACGAGGCCGCCAGGCTCGACGGCGCCAGCGCCTGGGCCCAGTTCCGCTTCATCACCCTCCCGGCCACCGCCAAGACGATGTTCGCCCTCGGCCTGGTGGGCGGGCTGTGGACCCTCAACGTCTTCGACACGATCTATCTCGTCACGCGCGGCGGGCCGGCCGACGCCACGCTGACCCTGCCCGTCCTGATCTACGAGACCGCGTTCAAGGGCCTGCGCATCGGCCAGGCCGCGGCGATGAGCGTCGTCGCGATCGGCCTGCTCGCCGCCCTGGCAACGGCCTATGCCAGGCTCATGGCGCCCAAGGAGTGA
- a CDS encoding 3-oxoadipate--succinyl-CoA transferase subunit B: MTDRPATLHERLAVLLARDFADAEVGFTGLLTGSAAAVFGTAIPLVAMELARRTHAPNLTILLAGCYHNPDLRDLEALPDSEHSAELRDLPAEAQMLGYPGPWVLKRGDVSFGFSSAVQVDREGNINSVCVGPYRKPRVRLVGPILQPEHMTLFGREYVMMPSHEARNFVERVDYVSGVGYPGGIEGRRRLGIERGGPELVLTPRCVFDFDKAGGRMTVRSIHPGVTPAELQAATGFDLGDLSGVPVTPEPTAEELRLIRAEIDPRRILLAA; encoded by the coding sequence ATGACCGACAGGCCTGCAACCCTGCACGAACGCCTCGCCGTGCTGCTGGCGCGCGATTTCGCCGATGCGGAGGTGGGGTTCACCGGCCTCCTCACCGGCTCGGCGGCGGCGGTCTTCGGCACCGCCATCCCGCTCGTCGCCATGGAGCTGGCGCGGCGCACGCATGCGCCCAACCTGACCATCCTGCTGGCCGGCTGCTATCACAATCCCGATCTGCGCGATCTCGAGGCGCTGCCGGATTCGGAGCACAGCGCCGAGCTGCGCGATCTGCCGGCGGAGGCGCAGATGCTCGGCTATCCCGGGCCCTGGGTGCTCAAGCGCGGCGACGTCTCCTTCGGCTTCAGCAGCGCGGTGCAGGTCGACCGCGAGGGCAACATCAACAGCGTCTGCGTCGGGCCCTACCGCAAGCCCAGGGTGCGGCTGGTCGGACCGATCCTGCAGCCCGAGCACATGACCCTGTTCGGGCGCGAATACGTGATGATGCCCTCGCACGAGGCCCGCAACTTCGTCGAGCGTGTCGACTATGTCTCCGGCGTCGGCTATCCCGGCGGCATCGAGGGCCGGCGCCGGCTCGGCATCGAGCGCGGTGGGCCGGAGCTCGTGCTCACGCCGCGATGCGTGTTCGACTTCGACAAGGCCGGCGGCCGCATGACGGTGCGCTCGATCCATCCTGGCGTCACGCCGGCCGAGCTGCAGGCTGCGACCGGCTTCGACCTCGGCGACCTCTCCGGCGTGCCGGTGACGCCGGAGCCGACGGCGGAGGAGCTCCGGCTCATCCGCGCCGAGATCGATCCGCGCCGGATCCTGCTCGCCGCGTGA
- a CDS encoding cupin domain-containing protein has translation MPDTNLKPATNVFTADAVASRKGPSEIYSGDVTINTLAIAEKPGLLVVNRVLFAPNSRTVWHTHPNGQVLHCILGVGEFQREGEEIVMLMPGDTVLIQPNERHWHGAAANQAFVHLAINADNDPVWHEPVVR, from the coding sequence ATGCCCGACACCAACCTGAAGCCTGCAACCAACGTCTTCACGGCCGATGCCGTGGCGTCCCGGAAGGGGCCGTCCGAGATCTATTCCGGCGACGTGACGATCAACACGCTGGCGATTGCCGAGAAGCCGGGACTGCTGGTCGTCAACCGGGTCCTGTTCGCGCCGAATTCCCGCACGGTCTGGCACACCCATCCCAATGGCCAGGTGCTGCACTGCATCCTCGGTGTCGGCGAGTTCCAGCGCGAGGGCGAGGAGATCGTCATGCTGATGCCGGGCGACACCGTGCTGATCCAGCCCAACGAACGCCATTGGCATGGCGCCGCGGCCAACCAGGCCTTCGTCCACCTCGCCATCAACGCCGACAACGACCCGGTCTGGCACGAGCCGGTGGTCCGCTAG
- a CDS encoding ABC transporter permease produces the protein MNQPLKSTAAVAAPAAEASGRTLGLSSLRELVLLPVILLMLAAGSQLNPAFLTWDNILINVLAASAVLAILVVAESLLIIAGKFDLSLQSIVSLAPMVSAYLVVPADAGGSGLELNAFCGLLVLFAVGGGVGLFNGFLVARLKLNAFIVTLAMLILLQGLTLGISSGRTITSLPDSYNFIGNTALAGVPLEVWIAAAVVVGAALFMRFHVVGREIYAIGGNVEAARAAGVKVDRVIFGLFVVAGLLAALAGLMLTSRIASVTASQGSNIIFTVFAASVIGGIDLNGGRGRIVGAATGVLLLGVIQNILLLAEVPSFWVTAIYGAVILMSMMLGTLAGSLQKGFGLVRGLRTAGRSREGRSQ, from the coding sequence ATGAACCAACCGCTGAAATCGACCGCGGCCGTCGCCGCGCCCGCCGCCGAAGCGTCCGGACGCACGCTCGGCCTGTCCTCGCTGCGCGAGCTGGTGCTGCTGCCGGTCATCCTGCTGATGCTGGCGGCCGGCAGCCAGCTCAATCCGGCCTTCCTCACGTGGGACAACATCCTGATCAACGTGCTCGCCGCCTCGGCCGTGCTGGCCATCCTGGTCGTCGCCGAGTCGCTCCTGATCATCGCCGGCAAGTTCGACCTGTCGCTCCAGTCGATCGTGTCGCTGGCGCCGATGGTCTCGGCCTATCTCGTCGTGCCGGCCGATGCCGGCGGGTCGGGGCTGGAGCTCAATGCCTTCTGCGGCCTCCTCGTGCTGTTCGCGGTGGGTGGCGGCGTCGGGCTGTTCAACGGCTTCCTGGTGGCCAGGCTCAAGCTCAACGCCTTCATCGTCACGCTCGCCATGCTGATCCTGCTTCAGGGCCTGACCCTCGGCATCTCGAGCGGCAGGACCATCACCAGCCTGCCCGACAGCTACAATTTCATCGGCAACACCGCTCTGGCCGGCGTGCCGCTGGAGGTGTGGATCGCGGCCGCCGTCGTCGTGGGGGCGGCCCTGTTCATGCGCTTCCATGTCGTCGGCCGCGAGATCTACGCCATCGGCGGCAATGTCGAGGCGGCGCGGGCCGCGGGCGTCAAGGTCGACCGCGTCATCTTCGGCCTGTTTGTCGTCGCGGGCCTGCTGGCCGCGCTGGCCGGCCTGATGCTGACCTCGCGCATCGCGTCCGTGACCGCGAGCCAGGGCAGCAACATCATCTTCACGGTGTTCGCCGCCTCGGTGATCGGTGGGATCGACCTCAACGGCGGCCGCGGCCGGATCGTCGGAGCCGCGACCGGCGTGCTGCTGCTGGGCGTCATCCAGAACATCCTCCTTCTGGCGGAAGTCCCCTCGTTCTGGGTGACGGCGATCTATGGCGCCGTCATCCTGATGTCGATGATGCTGGGGACGCTCGCCGGATCGCTGCAGAAGGGTTTCGGCCTCGTCAGAGGCCTGCGCACTGCCGGCCGGAGCCGGGAAGGACGGAGCCAATGA
- a CDS encoding CoA transferase subunit A — MPALTSKRITLAEAAGLVPDGTRLALGGFAVYQKPMAFVRELVRQRRRELTVVGSAHSCDVDMLAGAGCLARVETSYVGLEKHGLARNFRRAAEAGALEVVDYPELVSLDRFRADQEGLAFWPVPFLGGNDVVTYNPDIRPMACPITGRPMHAVPAAGAKVAVIHAVAADEQGNVVIPARRLFPQSADIQVARSCDVVIVTAEKIVSRAFIRRHARLVEIPSYRTTAIVEVPFGAHPTPTLGRYLADERHMDDYVAASGDAGAFAAYLDTFVHAPRDHYAYLDLFGAERLAALQDLDSLL; from the coding sequence ATGCCGGCGCTCACGTCGAAACGGATCACGCTCGCCGAGGCCGCAGGGCTCGTTCCCGACGGGACGCGCCTGGCGCTGGGGGGCTTTGCCGTCTACCAGAAGCCGATGGCGTTCGTGCGCGAACTGGTGCGCCAGCGGCGGCGCGAGCTGACGGTGGTCGGCTCGGCACATTCCTGCGACGTCGACATGCTGGCCGGCGCCGGCTGCCTGGCACGCGTCGAGACCTCCTATGTCGGGCTGGAGAAGCACGGGCTGGCGCGCAATTTCCGCCGGGCCGCCGAGGCGGGAGCGCTCGAGGTGGTGGACTATCCCGAGCTCGTCAGCCTCGACCGCTTCCGCGCCGACCAGGAGGGCCTGGCCTTCTGGCCGGTGCCGTTCCTGGGCGGCAACGACGTGGTGACGTACAACCCCGACATCCGGCCGATGGCCTGCCCGATCACCGGCCGGCCGATGCATGCCGTGCCGGCCGCCGGCGCCAAGGTCGCGGTGATCCATGCGGTCGCCGCCGACGAGCAGGGCAACGTGGTCATCCCGGCCCGGCGGCTCTTTCCGCAGAGCGCCGACATCCAGGTCGCCCGCAGCTGCGACGTGGTGATCGTCACGGCCGAGAAGATCGTGTCCAGGGCCTTCATCCGCCGGCACGCGCGCCTGGTGGAGATCCCCTCCTATCGCACGACGGCGATCGTCGAGGTGCCGTTCGGCGCGCATCCGACGCCGACGCTCGGCCGCTATCTCGCCGACGAGCGGCATATGGACGACTACGTGGCGGCCTCGGGCGATGCCGGCGCCTTCGCGGCCTATCTCGATACCTTCGTGCATGCCCCGCGCGACCACTATGCCTATCTCGACCTCTTCGGGGCCGAGCGGCTCGCCGCCCTCCAGGATCTGGATTCCCTGCTATGA
- a CDS encoding aldehyde dehydrogenase family protein: protein MKIDVTRPELGAAAAAFLARPHKLLIDGQWAEARNGATIDVEDPATEEIIATIQGGDEADIDRAVAAARRAFESGPWPRTSAADRSRLLWRLADLLERHAEELAELEALDVGKPLSKARTDDIPDAISVFRYFSGAPTRLTGETIPVSSAGDFHAYTLREPVGVVGQIIPWNYPLIMASWKVAPALAAGCTIVLKPAEQTSLTALRLGELALEAGVPPGVFNVVTGLGERAGAALAAHPDVDKIAFTGSTAIGKRIVQAAIGNLKRVSLELGGKSPAIIFPDADLDHAIAGAADAIFYNQGQTCTAGSRLFAHKSIYDRVIDGVAGAAGRLTLGHGLDPRVTLGPLVSRRQHQRVAGYLESGRSEGAEVVTGGRAVGHRGYFIEPTVLARTDRTMTVVREEIFGPVVCVQSYDDEDLDAIARFANDTIYGLRASVWTRDLRVAHLMARKMKAGGIGINCHNYAEPSWPFGGFKQSGWGRELGKDALELYTETKSVAARL, encoded by the coding sequence ATGAAGATCGACGTGACCAGGCCCGAGCTCGGGGCGGCGGCAGCCGCCTTCCTCGCCCGGCCGCACAAGCTCCTGATCGACGGCCAATGGGCCGAGGCGCGCAACGGCGCGACGATCGATGTCGAGGATCCGGCGACGGAGGAGATCATCGCCACCATCCAGGGCGGTGACGAGGCCGACATCGACCGCGCCGTCGCCGCGGCCCGCCGCGCCTTCGAATCCGGCCCCTGGCCGCGGACCAGCGCCGCCGATCGTTCGCGGCTGCTCTGGCGCCTCGCCGACCTTCTGGAGCGGCACGCCGAGGAGCTGGCGGAACTCGAGGCGCTCGACGTCGGCAAGCCGCTGAGCAAGGCCAGGACCGACGACATCCCCGACGCGATCAGCGTCTTCCGCTATTTCTCGGGCGCGCCGACGCGCCTCACCGGCGAGACGATCCCGGTGTCGAGCGCCGGCGACTTCCACGCCTATACGCTGCGCGAGCCGGTCGGCGTGGTCGGGCAGATCATTCCCTGGAACTATCCGCTGATCATGGCCTCCTGGAAGGTCGCCCCAGCCCTCGCGGCGGGCTGCACCATCGTGCTCAAGCCGGCGGAGCAGACGTCCCTCACGGCGCTGCGCCTGGGCGAGCTCGCGCTGGAAGCCGGCGTGCCACCCGGCGTGTTCAACGTGGTCACCGGCCTCGGCGAACGCGCCGGCGCGGCGCTCGCCGCGCACCCGGACGTCGACAAGATCGCCTTCACCGGCTCGACCGCCATCGGCAAGCGCATCGTCCAGGCCGCCATCGGCAACCTGAAACGGGTCTCGCTGGAGCTCGGCGGCAAGTCGCCGGCCATCATCTTCCCCGATGCCGACCTCGACCACGCCATTGCGGGCGCGGCCGACGCCATCTTCTACAACCAGGGCCAGACCTGCACCGCCGGCTCGCGCCTCTTCGCGCACAAGTCGATCTACGACCGGGTGATCGACGGCGTCGCCGGCGCTGCCGGCAGGCTCACGCTCGGCCACGGCCTCGACCCGCGCGTCACCCTCGGCCCGCTGGTGTCGCGCAGGCAGCACCAGCGCGTCGCCGGCTATCTCGAATCCGGTCGCAGCGAGGGCGCTGAGGTCGTCACCGGCGGCCGGGCCGTGGGCCATCGCGGCTATTTCATCGAGCCGACGGTGCTCGCCCGCACCGACCGCACCATGACGGTGGTGCGGGAGGAGATCTTCGGACCCGTGGTCTGCGTCCAGTCCTATGACGACGAGGATCTCGACGCCATCGCCCGCTTCGCCAACGACACGATCTACGGCCTGCGCGCCAGCGTCTGGACCCGGGACCTGCGGGTGGCCCACCTGATGGCCCGCAAGATGAAGGCCGGCGGCATCGGCATCAACTGCCACAACTATGCCGAGCCCTCATGGCCCTTCGGCGGCTTCAAGCAGTCCGGCTGGGGCCGCGAGCTCGGCAAGGATGCGCTCGAGCTCTACACCGAGACCAAGTCGGTCGCCGCCCGGCTCTGA
- a CDS encoding ABC transporter substrate-binding protein — MRAGMLAITGLFAALTTMAIGAAAGQAASAPPPVELVLWHQETPPNRVKRYQEIIDRFNQTHPTIRVRQEVQDWSTIFTVAPAAIGSGTGPDILMTMPELATYVRATGAVQPVTGLVKQLDGKYHFLPAATDPYFDQGQYWGVPLWGMVQLLWYRKSAFETAGIARPPATWEEVLADAAKLTGGERYGITLPASKTTATDQTFFSFLKTYRGEDLFDAKGEPAFDNPNAVKAVDTYTRLLRYAAPDSTNYAWGEPEAAFNSGSAAMLVDKGIMLSVYLRDSGAPAGDLGCAPIPQPAEGGQPGSHYASNAAMILTSDPAKQEAAGAFITYLLQPDVYGPLLNAEPGLFLPVTRDGFGLSSWLSEPALTTWPECTRLLAQQSLSGGLYGFTSGRYQIKIGPIAGQNIIAQVIQKVVIDKVSPAEAVKWGQEQMEAAVK; from the coding sequence ATGCGTGCTGGAATGCTGGCGATAACCGGGCTCTTCGCAGCCCTGACGACCATGGCGATCGGCGCGGCGGCCGGGCAGGCGGCGAGCGCTCCGCCTCCGGTGGAGCTGGTCCTGTGGCACCAGGAGACGCCGCCCAACCGGGTGAAGCGCTACCAGGAGATCATCGACCGCTTCAACCAGACGCACCCGACCATCCGGGTGCGCCAGGAGGTGCAGGACTGGAGCACCATCTTCACCGTGGCCCCCGCCGCCATCGGCAGCGGCACGGGCCCGGACATCCTGATGACGATGCCCGAGCTCGCGACCTATGTCCGGGCGACCGGCGCGGTCCAGCCGGTCACCGGACTGGTGAAGCAGCTCGACGGCAAGTACCACTTCCTCCCGGCCGCCACCGATCCCTATTTCGATCAGGGGCAATACTGGGGCGTGCCGCTGTGGGGCATGGTCCAGCTGCTCTGGTATCGCAAGAGCGCCTTCGAGACGGCGGGCATCGCCAGGCCGCCGGCGACCTGGGAGGAGGTGCTGGCCGACGCGGCGAAGCTGACCGGCGGCGAGCGCTACGGCATCACCTTGCCCGCCTCGAAGACGACGGCGACCGACCAGACCTTCTTCTCGTTCCTGAAGACCTACCGCGGCGAGGACCTGTTCGACGCCAAGGGCGAGCCGGCGTTCGACAACCCCAATGCGGTCAAGGCGGTCGACACCTATACCCGGCTGCTGCGCTACGCCGCCCCCGACAGCACCAACTATGCCTGGGGCGAGCCCGAGGCGGCCTTCAACAGCGGCTCCGCCGCCATGCTGGTGGACAAGGGCATCATGCTGAGCGTCTATCTGCGGGACTCCGGCGCCCCCGCCGGCGATCTCGGCTGCGCGCCCATTCCCCAGCCGGCCGAAGGCGGCCAGCCCGGCAGCCACTACGCCTCCAACGCGGCGATGATCCTGACGTCGGATCCGGCCAAGCAGGAAGCCGCCGGCGCGTTCATCACCTATCTCCTGCAGCCGGACGTCTACGGGCCGCTGCTGAACGCGGAGCCGGGCCTGTTCCTGCCCGTGACGCGGGACGGCTTCGGGCTGTCGTCGTGGCTGAGCGAGCCGGCGCTCACGACCTGGCCGGAGTGCACGCGGCTCCTGGCGCAGCAATCCCTGTCCGGCGGCCTCTACGGGTTCACCTCCGGTCGCTACCAGATCAAGATCGGGCCGATCGCCGGCCAGAACATCATCGCGCAGGTCATCCAGAAGGTCGTGATCGACAAGGTGAGCCCCGCCGAGGCGGTCAAATGGGGGCAGGAGCAGATGGAAGCCGCGGTCAAGTAG
- a CDS encoding amidase — MAPSKTTPGDVLDGSILEAAHALRQRLVSVPELVSASLDRIAATAPLNAYVAVFAERALEVARAQQALLDAGYDLGPLQGIPIALKDNIDMAGERTTAGSAILRDNVAPADASLTAALKRAGAIIVGKNNMHEFAWGGTTINPHYGTAVNAWGERRTPSGSSGGSGIAVATRSVFASIGTDTGGSIRIPASVSGVSGIRPSIGRVSNAGVHPLAWTLDTSGPLAKSAEDCALVLRIIAGNDVRDLQTSTARVPDYLAELYRPLAGLRVGWIDDYSVSNVQPAVREAFKAALATYASLGATVLPIRIPDLDAVVDAVVVIDAAEPSAIHARWLRDRGGDYGADVRAQLEAGFAFSAVDYVQAQRYRAHLRQRFAEAFLEVDAILTPTLPYTAPRIGQGFVEIDGHDRDVLTTNMQFTSLASATGVPGLNVPIGFDHEDMPIGLQILTPELQEGRALRLGHQLQAVTGFHRRKPGAAA, encoded by the coding sequence ATGGCTCCTTCGAAAACCACTCCCGGCGACGTGCTGGACGGCAGCATCCTCGAGGCCGCCCATGCCCTGCGCCAGCGCCTCGTCTCGGTTCCCGAGCTCGTCTCCGCCTCCCTCGACCGGATCGCGGCGACCGCGCCGCTCAACGCCTATGTCGCGGTCTTCGCGGAACGGGCGCTCGAGGTGGCCCGGGCCCAGCAGGCGCTGCTCGACGCCGGCTACGACCTCGGACCCCTCCAGGGCATCCCGATCGCGCTCAAGGACAATATCGACATGGCGGGCGAGCGCACCACCGCCGGCAGCGCCATCCTGCGCGACAACGTCGCCCCGGCCGATGCCAGCCTGACGGCGGCCTTGAAGCGGGCGGGAGCGATCATCGTCGGCAAGAACAACATGCACGAATTCGCCTGGGGCGGGACGACGATCAACCCGCACTACGGCACCGCGGTCAACGCCTGGGGCGAGCGGCGGACCCCGTCGGGCTCGAGCGGCGGATCGGGCATTGCAGTGGCGACACGCAGCGTGTTCGCCTCGATCGGCACCGATACCGGCGGTTCGATCCGCATTCCCGCGTCGGTCAGCGGCGTCAGCGGCATCCGCCCGTCGATCGGCCGCGTCAGCAATGCGGGCGTCCACCCGCTCGCCTGGACGCTGGACACCTCGGGTCCGCTGGCCAAGTCGGCCGAGGACTGCGCCCTCGTCCTGCGGATCATCGCCGGCAACGACGTGAGGGACCTGCAGACCTCCACGGCCCGGGTTCCCGACTATCTGGCCGAGTTGTATCGGCCGCTGGCGGGCCTGCGCGTCGGCTGGATCGACGACTACTCCGTCTCCAATGTCCAGCCGGCCGTGCGGGAGGCCTTCAAGGCCGCGCTCGCGACCTATGCTTCGCTCGGGGCCACGGTCCTGCCGATCCGCATCCCCGATCTCGACGCGGTGGTCGATGCGGTGGTGGTCATCGATGCGGCCGAGCCGAGCGCCATCCACGCCCGCTGGCTTCGCGACAGGGGCGGGGACTACGGCGCCGACGTGCGCGCCCAGCTCGAGGCGGGCTTCGCCTTCAGCGCAGTGGACTATGTCCAGGCGCAGCGATACCGGGCGCATCTGCGCCAGCGGTTCGCCGAGGCCTTCCTCGAGGTCGACGCCATCCTCACGCCGACCCTGCCCTATACCGCGCCGCGCATCGGCCAGGGCTTCGTCGAGATCGACGGCCACGACCGCGATGTGCTGACCACCAACATGCAGTTCACGTCGCTCGCCAGCGCCACGGGCGTGCCGGGCCTGAACGTGCCGATCGGCTTCGATCACGAGGACATGCCGATCGGCCTGCAGATCCTGACGCCCGAGCTGCAGGAGGGCCGCGCCCTTCGCCTCGGCCATCAGCTGCAGGCCGTGACCGGCTTTCATCGCCGCAAGCCGGGGGCTGCGGCATAG
- a CDS encoding sugar phosphate isomerase/epimerase: MQKLLVLQSLWSMEDLQPGRERSLEENVRLIAEAGFDGIGAAWTEPDAAARVAALARGHGLVVEGVAFPRDVDGLKPVLELGAAHGLHHLNIQPDVRPRSQREAVAILEGWQRLAEQVAYPVNIETHRNKLTNDLLVLLDLLDSLPALRLTADLSHLVVAREVPLPVPAEIEAQIRAVLDRSFALHGRVSTASQVQVPFGFAQHAPWLAQYRDWWRWGMQSWRARAGTDAALPFLCELGPRPYALSGADGGELSDRWAESRQLAAIARALWADPA, translated from the coding sequence ATGCAGAAGCTGCTCGTGCTCCAGTCCCTCTGGTCGATGGAGGACCTGCAACCCGGCCGCGAGCGCAGCCTGGAGGAGAATGTCCGCCTGATCGCCGAGGCCGGCTTCGACGGCATCGGCGCCGCCTGGACCGAGCCGGACGCCGCCGCCCGGGTCGCCGCGCTCGCCCGCGGCCACGGCCTCGTCGTCGAGGGCGTCGCCTTTCCGCGGGACGTCGACGGCCTGAAGCCCGTGCTCGAGCTCGGCGCGGCGCACGGCCTGCATCATCTCAACATCCAGCCGGACGTCCGCCCGCGGTCGCAGCGCGAGGCGGTCGCCATCCTCGAAGGCTGGCAGCGCCTGGCCGAGCAGGTGGCCTACCCCGTCAACATCGAGACCCACCGCAACAAGCTCACCAACGACCTGCTGGTCCTGCTCGATCTCCTGGATTCTCTGCCGGCCCTGCGGCTCACGGCCGACCTGTCGCACCTGGTGGTGGCGCGCGAGGTGCCGCTGCCCGTGCCCGCCGAGATCGAGGCGCAGATCCGGGCGGTGCTCGACCGCTCCTTCGCCCTGCACGGCCGCGTCTCCACTGCCAGCCAGGTGCAGGTGCCGTTCGGCTTCGCCCAGCATGCGCCCTGGCTGGCGCAATACCGGGACTGGTGGCGCTGGGGCATGCAGAGCTGGCGCGCCCGCGCCGGCACGGACGCGGCGCTGCCCTTCCTGTGCGAGCTCGGTCCGCGCCCCTATGCCCTGAGCGGGGCCGATGGCGGCGAGCTCTCGGACCGATGGGCGGAATCGCGGCAGCTGGCGGCGATCGCCCGCGCTCTCTGGGCGGACCCGGCCTGA
- a CDS encoding carbohydrate ABC transporter permease — translation MTLSHHLSRWLVWLVLVAVVVGPIYWIVAASFKDNHEIIQRVPSLWPARIHLGNYDELLSNTNYPTYLLNSLIVALCTMAATACITIAAGYAMYRLKVAGSTWLSRAMLLIYLAPTTLLLVPIYSLLASMRLVNTLAGLVIVNVAFASPFCVWLLRGFFDAIPRALDEAAAVDGAGPLTILWKVHLPLLAPGLGTILLYAFVYSWTEFAFASQLIVNDSLKTLPMGLNAIMGSYTINWGLLMAGASLTTLPAVLLFACVGRYFVRGLTAGAVTG, via the coding sequence ATGACGCTGTCCCATCACCTCTCGCGCTGGCTGGTCTGGCTGGTGCTCGTCGCGGTCGTCGTCGGCCCGATCTACTGGATCGTCGCAGCCTCGTTCAAGGACAACCACGAGATCATCCAGCGCGTGCCGTCGCTGTGGCCGGCACGCATCCATCTCGGCAATTACGACGAGCTGCTCTCCAACACGAATTACCCGACCTATCTCCTCAACAGCCTGATCGTGGCGCTCTGCACCATGGCGGCCACCGCCTGCATCACCATCGCCGCGGGCTATGCGATGTACAGGCTCAAGGTTGCGGGCTCGACCTGGCTGAGCCGCGCCATGCTGCTGATCTACCTGGCGCCGACGACGCTCCTGCTGGTGCCGATCTACTCGCTGCTGGCGTCGATGCGCCTCGTCAACACGCTGGCCGGCCTGGTGATCGTCAATGTCGCCTTCGCCTCGCCCTTCTGCGTCTGGCTGCTGCGGGGCTTCTTCGACGCGATCCCGCGGGCTCTGGACGAGGCGGCGGCCGTCGACGGCGCCGGCCCCCTCACCATCCTGTGGAAGGTCCACCTGCCGCTGCTCGCCCCGGGGCTCGGGACGATCCTGCTCTACGCCTTCGTCTATTCCTGGACGGAGTTCGCCTTCGCCTCCCAGCTCATCGTCAACGACAGCCTCAAGACCCTGCCGATGGGCCTGAACGCCATCATGGGCTCCTACACCATCAACTGGGGCCTGCTGATGGCCGGCGCCTCCCTGACCACGCTGCCGGCCGTGCTGCTGTTCGCCTGCGTCGGCCGCTACTTCGTGCGCGGCCTCACCGCGGGCGCGGTCACGGGCTGA